A region of the Chryseobacterium cucumeris genome:
AATAATAGGAGCATTGTCTTTACGATCGCTGTCTTTTAACTCCGGAACGGAATTAAAATAACTTTTCATTCCGGCTACATCCAGTGTGTACGTTAGTGCCTTTTCCGGTTGTACTGTTCTGTTTTTAGGGTCTGCTTTAATGGATCTTTCACTAATTACTGTAAAAAAATCCTGTGCTTTCCCGGAGGAAACGGATATTATAAATATCCCCAGATAAAATAATTGTTTAATTTTCATATATAATGGTTTGTAATTTTTATTCATTCAAATAATAAGGCCAAAGCTAAAAGATAATTAACCAAGGAATAATAATTCAAATAATCTGGAATTATAAAATTAATTAAATTAATCAGATTATTACATACAAAAAGTAAAAATTTAAATATAAACCTATAGAAAATGTAAAAATTCGCCTGTATAAAGGCATTAAGCTAAAACAAATTAATTATAATTTTTTCTTTTATTTACACAGATACTTTTACGATTTTAATATCTTTGAAATGTATAAAATAAACAGAATTAAAAATTAATCAAAATAAAAAATACAAACCTAAAAACCATGAAAAAAATTATCTCATTTTTCGCTTTCCTATTAACATTCAGTTTTATGAGCGCTCAGGACAATTTTGAACTATCAACATTAAGAATCGGGCCGTTTAAAGTCTTTATGCCGAAGGCTGAAGCCGAAAAAATTGCAGGAACAAAGCTGGTTAACACGGGTGGAGAGAAAAAAAACATGGTAAAGTATAATGGAGAAACCATACAGATTGATCTTTTTGATAATTACATTAATGAGGCCAATCCAAGTGTTCCTTCAATTACCTATATGACAACAACTAGTAAAAAGTTTAAAACCAAAAGCGGAATCGGAGTTGGAAGCACCCGCGACGACCTGATCAATGCCTACAGAAATTACCCCAACTTTAGTGTACGCCCGGATTGGGACTCTAATGGCAAACCGATTAAAGACACCGGTTATTTTAATCTTGAAGACAGCCAGGCAGGAACGCTGTTAAGCTTTAAATTTGTTAATAATATAGTCACCGAAATCTCCGTTTACCTTAATGAAGGTTGTTAAAAGCAGAAAAATATTAAAATCATACAAAAATCCGAGTTTTATCTCCGGGCTTTTGCATTTCCGTAAGCCGGTAAAAAATTGTAAATTCGCATACAAATAAATCAGATATAATGAGTAAAAGTATTGAGGAGTTAAAGACTCTTACTACGCAGATCAGAAGAGACATTTTAAGAATGGTTCACGCTGTTAATTCAGGACACCCGGGTGGAAGCTTAGGTTGTACAGAATTCTTTACAGCCCTTTATGGTAAAGTGATGAACTATAAGCTTCCTTTCACAATGGAAGGCAAAAATGAAGATCATTTTTATCTATCAAACGGACATATTTCTCCGGTATTCTATTCTACTTTAGCAAGATTTGGTTTCTTCCCTGTTGAAGAACTGAGCACTTTCAGAAAATTAGATTCAAGATTACAGGGACACCCAACTACACATGAAGGACTTCCGGGAGTCAGAATCGCTTCAGGTTCTCTTGGACAAGGGCTTTCTGTTGCACTTGGAGTAGCTCAGGGTAAAAAATTAGATGGTGATCAGTCTCTTGTTTACTCTCTTCACGGAGATGGTGAGCTTCAGGAAGGTCAGATCTGGGAGGCATTGATGTATGCTTCTGCTAAAAAAGTAGATAACATCATTTCTACTATTGATTACAACGGACGCCAGATTGACGGAGATACCGATGATGTATTAAGCTTAGGAAATCTTCATGCAAAACTGGAAGCATTCGGATGGACTGTTTTGGAAGAAAAAAACGGTAATGATCTTGAAGCGGTCATTGCAATTCTTGAGAAAGCAAAAACAGAAACCGGAAAAGGAAAACCTGTTGCCATCCTTCTTCATACAGAAATGGGGTACGGAATTGATTATATGATGGGATCTCATGCGTGGCATGGTAAAGCTCCTAATGATGAGCAGTTAGACACGGCATTCAAGCAATTGTACCTGGAAGCTCCGGCTGATTATTAATTATAAATGATAAATTATTATTGATAAATGATACTCCTGGAACTTTATAATATGATTAATCACTCATCATTTATCAATGATCAAAAACTTTAGTAAAAAATGAAAT
Encoded here:
- a CDS encoding transketolase; its protein translation is MVNSHTNKSDIMSKSIEELKTLTTQIRRDILRMVHAVNSGHPGGSLGCTEFFTALYGKVMNYKLPFTMEGKNEDHFYLSNGHISPVFYSTLARFGFFPVEELSTFRKLDSRLQGHPTTHEGLPGVRIASGSLGQGLSVALGVAQGKKLDGDQSLVYSLHGDGELQEGQIWEALMYASAKKVDNIISTIDYNGRQIDGDTDDVLSLGNLHAKLEAFGWTVLEEKNGNDLEAVIAILEKAKTETGKGKPVAILLHTEMGYGIDYMMGSHAWHGKAPNDEQLDTAFKQLYLEAPADY